The following are encoded in a window of Myxococcales bacterium genomic DNA:
- a CDS encoding VWA domain-containing protein — translation MSRTVLIAVSLLLLLICGVARADTGTLTPYFDSEPQAAEQLTLSDLEIRLTLDHGLARVEMMQIYASHDDRTLEGRYRLIIPEWADISGFAVWDDLVRIPGVILEKTKARRLFDEIVRAAIDPGLMGGEDETSVVNEFTVQVAPIAPYGTKRLELTYRFPAPIERGRLDFTLPLRPDEGNEQTVDRLTIDIAATDGLKIAALAFHGERLLPEVTEQGETGFQARFTAAHFNLDEDLSFTVEYEMPDATVDLTAYRDTEQVDWNLGPTGGHYQDRDGFYQARVLFPPQQGAAVGRRNIVLVVDGSLSMLGDKLLRTVELIGELGRELSPGDELTLLFANSETTVAAGPPQPVSPAWLARLDEFLRAQTIAGGLDLSAALAAAGELCVPGKANQIVLLSDGHPTVGLLRYPAIIEAFRRSPGPARGARLFAVGIGDDANRVLLTQLAASADGHYAWCADTADAAALAKATAARLSAAMLRGIRLLFGRADNVFDSYPATIPAVFAGSETTVVGRFKKPGDDRLILKYQAESGQAVEKAVAIQWPEKATDHEGIRRRWAKARVDYLVERIRNEGEKQEWVDEIVALSKRFTFVTPYTSFLAAPRALLRPRVIRPGDPLLRVRTSPEIVRVAAVFPFGLTAPLQYLADEDIWQVRFLAPPDYPDGSYICRLVLVDRDGRQYVEAKSFVLDSRAPVVKPAMATVWRAGSAVRVAVTADADTRRLLARLPGAPTVGLHWDERAKASVGTLDVPAGAPLGRQQLEIYAEDFAHNVSRTLVAVEVKP, via the coding sequence ATGTCGCGCACCGTTTTAATCGCGGTTAGCCTGCTGTTGCTCCTGATTTGCGGCGTGGCCCGGGCCGACACCGGAACGCTGACTCCCTATTTCGACTCTGAACCGCAGGCGGCCGAACAGCTCACCCTGTCCGACCTGGAAATCCGGCTGACGCTCGATCACGGCCTGGCGCGGGTCGAGATGATGCAAATCTACGCCAGCCACGACGACCGGACGCTCGAGGGCCGTTACCGGCTGATCATCCCCGAATGGGCCGACATCAGCGGCTTCGCGGTGTGGGACGACCTGGTGCGCATCCCCGGCGTCATCCTCGAAAAAACCAAGGCCCGGCGGCTCTTCGACGAAATCGTCCGCGCCGCCATCGACCCCGGCCTGATGGGCGGCGAGGACGAAACCAGCGTCGTCAACGAATTCACCGTGCAGGTGGCGCCGATCGCGCCGTACGGCACCAAGCGGCTCGAACTCACCTACCGGTTTCCCGCGCCGATCGAGCGCGGCCGGCTGGACTTCACCCTGCCGCTGCGGCCCGACGAGGGCAACGAGCAGACGGTCGACCGGCTGACGATCGACATCGCCGCGACCGACGGGCTGAAAATCGCCGCGCTGGCCTTCCACGGCGAACGCCTGCTGCCCGAGGTCACCGAACAGGGCGAGACGGGTTTTCAGGCCCGCTTCACCGCCGCTCATTTCAACCTCGACGAGGATCTGAGCTTCACGGTCGAATATGAAATGCCCGACGCGACCGTCGACCTGACCGCCTACCGCGACACGGAACAGGTCGATTGGAACCTCGGCCCGACCGGCGGCCATTATCAGGATCGCGACGGCTTTTATCAGGCCCGGGTGCTTTTTCCGCCGCAACAGGGCGCGGCGGTCGGCCGGCGCAACATCGTGCTGGTCGTCGACGGCAGTCTTTCGATGCTGGGCGACAAGCTGCTGCGCACCGTCGAATTGATCGGCGAACTGGGTCGGGAATTGTCGCCGGGCGACGAGCTGACCCTGCTGTTCGCCAACAGCGAAACCACGGTCGCGGCCGGTCCGCCGCAGCCGGTTTCGCCGGCCTGGCTGGCGCGGCTCGACGAGTTTCTGCGCGCGCAGACCATCGCCGGCGGTTTGGACCTGTCCGCGGCGCTGGCGGCGGCCGGCGAATTGTGCGTGCCCGGCAAGGCCAACCAGATCGTCCTGCTCAGTGACGGCCACCCGACCGTCGGGCTGCTGCGTTACCCGGCGATCATCGAGGCGTTTCGCCGCTCGCCCGGGCCGGCCCGCGGCGCGCGCCTGTTCGCCGTCGGCATCGGCGACGACGCCAACCGCGTTTTGCTGACGCAACTGGCCGCCTCGGCCGACGGTCACTACGCCTGGTGCGCCGACACCGCCGATGCGGCGGCTTTGGCCAAGGCCACGGCGGCGCGGCTTTCGGCCGCGATGCTGCGCGGCATCCGCCTGCTGTTCGGCCGCGCCGACAACGTCTTCGATTCCTACCCCGCGACGATTCCGGCGGTCTTCGCCGGCAGCGAAACCACCGTCGTGGGCCGCTTTAAAAAGCCGGGTGACGACCGGCTCATTCTGAAGTACCAGGCCGAATCCGGACAGGCGGTCGAAAAGGCCGTCGCGATCCAATGGCCCGAGAAGGCGACCGATCACGAGGGCATCCGGCGGCGCTGGGCCAAGGCCCGCGTCGATTACCTGGTCGAGCGCATCCGCAACGAGGGTGAAAAACAGGAATGGGTGGACGAGATCGTCGCCCTGTCCAAGCGCTTCACCTTCGTGACGCCTTACACCAGCTTCCTGGCGGCGCCGCGCGCCCTGCTGCGGCCCCGCGTCATCCGCCCCGGCGATCCGCTGCTGCGCGTGCGGACCAGCCCGGAGATCGTCCGGGTCGCCGCCGTCTTCCCGTTCGGCCTCACCGCGCCGCTGCAATATCTGGCCGACGAGGACATCTGGCAGGTGCGCTTCCTCGCGCCGCCCGACTATCCGGACGGCTCGTACATCTGCCGCCTGGTGCTGGTCGATCGCGACGGCCGTCAATACGTCGAAGCCAAATCGTTCGTGCTCGACAGCCGGGCGCCGGTCGTGAAACCGGCCATGGCGACCGTCTGGCGGGCCGGTTCGGCGGTCCGCGTCGCCGTCACCGCCGACGCCGACACGCGCCGCCTGCTGGCGCGACTGCCCGGCGCGCCGACGGTCGGCCTGCATTGGGACGAGCGGGCCAAGGCCAGCGTCGGCACCCTGGACGTGCCGGCGGGCGCCCCGCTGGGCAGGCAACAACTGGAAATCTATGCGGAAGACTTCGCGCACAACGTCAGCCGCACCCTGGTCGCCGTGGAGGTGAAGCCATGA